One genomic region from Nostoc sphaeroides encodes:
- the guaA gene encoding glutamine-hydrolyzing GMP synthase: MNTAVIPTEQAPQTLENFGRLDRQLIVILDFGSQYSELIARRIRETQVYSEVLSYRTTSEHLRQLNPKGIILSGGPSSVYGDNAPHCDPDIWNLGIPVLGVCYGMQLMVNQLGGEVAKADRGEYGKASLYIDDPTDLLTNVEDGTTMWMSHGDSVIQMPSGFELLAHTENTPCAAIADHERKLYGVQFHPEVVHSVGGIALIRNFVYHICDCEPTWTTAAFVEEAIREIRARVGDKRVLLALSGGVDSSTLAFLLYKAIGEQLTCVFIDQGFMRKYEPERLVKLFQEQFHIPVEYVNARDRFLARVADITDPEEKRRRIGHEFIAVFEETSKRLGHFDYLAQGTLYPDVIESADTNVDPQSGERVAVKIKSHHNVGGLPKDLRFKLVEPLRKLFKDEVRKVGRSIGLPEEIVQRQPFPGPGLAIRILGEVTSERLNILRDADLIVRQEINQRGMYHDFWQAFAVLLPIRSVGVMGDQRTYAYPIVLRIVTSEDGMTADWARVPYDVLEVISTRIVNEVKGVNRVVYDITSKPPGTIEWE; encoded by the coding sequence ATGAATACAGCGGTGATACCAACAGAACAAGCGCCCCAAACATTAGAAAATTTTGGGAGACTTGATCGCCAATTGATTGTAATTCTGGACTTCGGCTCTCAATATTCTGAGTTGATTGCCCGTCGCATCCGCGAGACTCAAGTATACTCGGAAGTTTTATCCTATCGCACTACTTCTGAACATTTGCGCCAACTCAATCCTAAGGGAATCATCCTCTCCGGTGGGCCAAGTTCGGTTTATGGTGATAACGCTCCCCATTGTGACCCAGATATCTGGAATTTGGGAATACCCGTCTTGGGTGTTTGCTATGGAATGCAGCTGATGGTAAACCAACTCGGTGGGGAAGTGGCAAAGGCTGACCGAGGTGAGTACGGCAAAGCCTCATTATATATTGATGATCCCACAGATTTGCTCACTAATGTTGAAGATGGTACTACGATGTGGATGAGTCATGGAGACTCAGTTATCCAAATGCCATCAGGGTTTGAATTGCTGGCACATACAGAAAATACTCCCTGTGCTGCGATCGCCGACCACGAAAGGAAACTTTACGGCGTTCAGTTTCATCCAGAGGTAGTGCATTCGGTTGGCGGTATAGCATTAATCCGTAATTTTGTCTATCACATCTGCGATTGCGAACCTACTTGGACAACAGCAGCTTTTGTCGAAGAGGCAATTCGGGAAATTCGCGCCAGAGTTGGTGACAAGCGGGTGCTGTTGGCGTTGTCTGGGGGAGTGGATTCTTCTACCCTGGCCTTCTTGCTGTATAAAGCCATTGGTGAGCAACTGACTTGCGTATTTATCGATCAAGGCTTTATGCGAAAGTATGAGCCAGAGCGATTGGTAAAGCTGTTCCAAGAGCAGTTTCACATTCCTGTTGAATATGTTAATGCTCGCGATCGCTTTTTAGCTAGAGTTGCTGATATCACAGATCCTGAAGAAAAACGCCGCCGCATCGGACACGAGTTTATTGCTGTATTTGAAGAAACATCCAAACGCCTTGGTCACTTTGACTATCTGGCTCAAGGGACTCTTTATCCAGATGTCATCGAATCTGCTGACACCAACGTTGATCCCCAAAGTGGTGAGCGGGTAGCGGTGAAAATTAAGAGTCATCACAATGTTGGCGGTTTGCCCAAAGACCTAAGATTTAAATTAGTGGAACCACTGCGGAAACTATTTAAAGATGAAGTCCGCAAAGTTGGGCGTTCCATTGGTTTACCAGAAGAAATTGTCCAACGGCAACCTTTTCCTGGGCCTGGTTTGGCAATTCGCATTCTGGGAGAAGTCACATCTGAGCGGTTAAACATTTTGCGCGATGCAGATTTGATTGTCCGGCAAGAAATTAACCAACGCGGCATGTATCACGATTTTTGGCAAGCGTTTGCTGTATTGCTGCCAATTCGTAGTGTTGGCGTTATGGGGGATCAACGCACTTACGCTTACCCAATTGTTTTACGGATTGTGACTAGTGAAGATGGCATGACTGCTGATTGGGCAAGAGTGCCTTACGATGTACTGGAAGTGATTTCCACTCGGATTGTGAATGAGGTGAAAGGGGTGAATCGGGTGGTTTATGACATCACCTCCAAGCCGCCTGGAACCATTGAATGGGAATGA
- a CDS encoding IS5 family transposase, translating to MKIEKAKHLTARKFKRMAGVSRQTFELMVDLVKADAQKKKKSGRRPKLIIEDQVLMVLQYWREYRTYYHIGLDFGLSESAVCRLVFKIENILIKSRKFRLPGKKELWKMSSQEDLVVMDVTESPIEKPQKGQKRYFSGKQGEHTLKTQVVIRQKSSQIICLGHAQGRIHDFKLFKSSGIKFGELLKVIADKGYQGIAKIHQLSETPIKKPKGKKLTKEQKKYNRELNRLRIVVEHVNRRLKIFKILSDRYRNRHRRFGLRSNLIAGIYNHELAL from the coding sequence GTGAAAATAGAGAAAGCTAAACACCTGACTGCGAGAAAATTTAAGCGCATGGCTGGAGTAAGTCGTCAAACTTTTGAGTTAATGGTTGATTTAGTTAAAGCTGATGCTCAAAAGAAAAAGAAATCAGGTCGTCGTCCTAAATTAATTATTGAAGACCAAGTTTTAATGGTTCTTCAATACTGGAGAGAGTACCGTACTTATTATCATATTGGGTTGGATTTCGGGCTTTCTGAATCTGCAGTTTGTCGATTAGTTTTTAAAATTGAAAATATTTTGATTAAGTCAAGAAAGTTTCGTTTACCAGGGAAAAAAGAATTATGGAAAATGTCATCCCAAGAAGATTTAGTTGTGATGGATGTCACAGAGAGTCCAATTGAAAAGCCTCAGAAAGGCCAAAAAAGATATTTTAGTGGAAAACAAGGAGAACATACTTTAAAAACCCAGGTAGTAATTCGCCAAAAAAGCAGTCAAATCATCTGTTTAGGGCATGCTCAGGGAAGAATTCATGATTTTAAGCTATTTAAAAGCAGTGGGATAAAATTTGGAGAATTACTGAAAGTAATAGCGGATAAAGGCTATCAAGGAATTGCTAAGATTCATCAATTAAGTGAAACACCAATTAAAAAACCAAAAGGAAAAAAGTTGACGAAAGAACAAAAAAAATACAATCGGGAACTCAATCGATTAAGAATTGTTGTTGAACACGTAAATCGTCGTCTAAAGATATTTAAAATTTTGTCTGATAGATATCGAAATCGTCATCGACGTTTTGGGTTAAGATCGAATTTAATTGCGGGAATTTATAACCACGAATTAGCCCTATAA
- a CDS encoding FG-GAP repeat domain-containing protein — translation MLTYNGSGFQTNSVQFDWIGGWNLSGGDQQFVGDFNGDGKDDVFIRSAEYAGLLTYNGSGFQTNSVQFDWIDGWNLSGGDQQFVGDFNGDGKDDVFIRSAEYAGLLTYNGSGFQTNSVQFDWIGGWNLSGGDQHFVGDFNGDGKDDVFIRSAEYAGMLTYNGSGFQTNSVQFDWIGGWNLGGGDQHFVGDFN, via the coding sequence ATGCTGACCTACAATGGTAGTGGCTTCCAAACAAATTCGGTTCAGTTCGACTGGATTGGCGGCTGGAACCTTAGTGGTGGTGATCAGCAATTTGTCGGCGATTTTAATGGCGATGGTAAAGACGATGTATTTATCCGCAGCGCTGAATACGCAGGACTGCTGACCTACAACGGTAGTGGCTTCCAAACAAATTCGGTTCAGTTCGACTGGATTGACGGCTGGAACCTTAGTGGTGGTGATCAGCAATTTGTCGGCGATTTTAATGGCGATGGTAAAGACGATGTATTTATCCGCAGCGCTGAATACGCAGGACTGCTAACCTATAACGGTAGTGGCTTCCAAACAAATTCGGTTCAGTTCGACTGGATTGGCGGCTGGAACCTTAGTGGTGGTGATCAGCACTTCGTCGGCGATTTCAATGGCGATGGCAAAGACGATGTATTCATCCGCAGTGCTGAATACGCAGGAATGCTGACCTACAATGGTAGTGGCTTCCAAACAAATTCGGTTCAGTTCGACTGGATTGGCGGCTGGAATCTTGGTGGTGGTGATCAGCACTTCGTCGGCGATTTTAATTGA
- a CDS encoding response regulator produces MEPALPLAGLNILVVDDDDDSRFYITTVLEADGATVMAVASAEVALKVLPELQPEVLICDIAMPGEDGYTLIRKIRALKSDIWGKLPAIALTAYGDSEYRSRALEAGFQSHVAKPVDPGELVAIVANLVASYKS; encoded by the coding sequence ATGGAACCTGCTCTGCCCCTTGCTGGCTTAAACATCCTCGTAGTTGATGATGATGACGATAGCCGCTTTTACATTACTACCGTGTTGGAAGCTGATGGAGCCACCGTCATGGCAGTTGCATCGGCAGAGGTAGCATTGAAAGTATTACCTGAGTTGCAACCAGAAGTTTTGATTTGTGATATTGCTATGCCTGGTGAAGATGGCTACACTCTCATCCGCAAGATCCGGGCGCTGAAGTCTGATATTTGGGGAAAACTCCCCGCTATAGCTTTAACTGCATACGGCGATAGCGAGTATCGTAGCCGTGCTTTGGAAGCGGGCTTTCAGTCTCATGTGGCAAAACCAGTTGATCCAGGAGAACTAGTTGCGATCGTCGCTAATTTGGTTGCTTCTTATAAGAGTTAA
- the cbiD gene encoding cobalt-precorrin-5B (C(1))-methyltransferase CbiD translates to MSRSGYTLPVFACAAAVAALHWLRDRQPLTLASIDLIEPAQIAEIPIEQVAGLSENTALAIARSDPGDNLDLTKDTPIWALVEWREQGDEAVIIKGGEGIGRQLNADDKPAIYAYAQKLLQENLQRMLAPGEKITVTIILPEGRSLAVRTSNSAFGVVEGLSLLGTTGISQPLSTPDQLAVFRAELQNKASRFESLVFCIGENGLDLARKLGINPEQLVKTANWLGPMLVEADVLGVKEILLFGYHGKLMKLAGGIFHTHHYLADGRREILTAHCAIAGLKSPDIQAVFNSATAEAALTYLKSLDAATGSDWVNQVYSAIAETIDVRSQEYIQNHRESSTGSTICGSILFDRDRKIIVKSKTAGLLMGKLC, encoded by the coding sequence ATGTCCCGTTCTGGATACACACTCCCAGTATTTGCCTGTGCTGCTGCTGTTGCCGCTTTACATTGGTTACGCGATCGCCAACCCCTAACTTTAGCATCTATAGATTTGATTGAACCCGCTCAAATCGCAGAAATCCCCATTGAACAGGTAGCAGGATTATCTGAAAATACAGCTTTAGCGATCGCCCGCAGCGATCCTGGTGATAATCTCGATTTGACTAAAGATACACCGATTTGGGCATTGGTGGAATGGCGAGAACAGGGTGATGAAGCTGTAATTATTAAAGGTGGGGAAGGGATTGGTAGGCAATTAAATGCTGACGACAAACCAGCTATTTATGCTTATGCTCAAAAGCTGTTGCAAGAGAATTTGCAACGGATGCTAGCACCTGGGGAAAAAATCACGGTGACGATTATTCTACCCGAAGGGCGATCGCTAGCTGTTCGCACTTCAAATTCTGCTTTTGGTGTGGTTGAAGGACTTTCCCTTTTAGGCACAACCGGCATTTCTCAACCCTTAAGTACACCAGATCAGCTTGCAGTTTTTCGGGCTGAGTTACAAAATAAAGCCAGTCGTTTTGAAAGTTTAGTATTCTGTATTGGGGAGAATGGCCTAGATTTAGCGCGTAAACTAGGGATTAATCCTGAGCAATTGGTAAAAACTGCTAACTGGCTTGGCCCAATGTTAGTAGAAGCGGATGTGCTGGGTGTAAAAGAAATTTTATTATTTGGCTATCACGGTAAGTTGATGAAACTGGCTGGAGGGATTTTTCACACCCATCACTACTTAGCTGATGGACGGCGGGAAATTTTGACAGCCCATTGTGCGATCGCAGGTTTAAAATCACCAGATATCCAAGCTGTGTTTAACAGTGCAACCGCCGAAGCCGCACTAACATACCTAAAATCCCTAGATGCTGCAACTGGTAGTGATTGGGTAAATCAAGTTTACAGTGCGATCGCCGAAACCATCGATGTTCGTTCTCAAGAATACATCCAAAATCATAGGGAAAGCAGCACAGGAAGTACAATCTGTGGCTCTATTCTCTTTGATCGCGATCGCAAAATTATCGTGAAGAGTAAAACTGCTGGTCTGTTGATGGGAAAATTATGTTAA
- a CDS encoding cation diffusion facilitator family transporter, whose amino-acid sequence MIYDNRAEVRKVLIITLLLNLFVLGLKALVGYWTGSLSLLADALHSVTDSANNVLGLIASKFSSPQPDREHPYGHSKFEAVGALGIASFLGIACFEILQGAIERILKGGGEPVRISPPELWLLLIVLGVNIFVAFYERSVGRRVGSSILIADATHTMSDIWVTISVIGGLIGVWLGYQWMDLVLAFPVALLVFWSGWSVLKENLPWLVDQMAIAPEAIHAIATSVPGVINCHDIASRGVLGRQVFIEMHLIVDAPDVETAHHITEEVESRLEERFRPVRILIHVEPPAYKSEQISFEAGAK is encoded by the coding sequence ATGATTTACGATAACCGCGCCGAAGTGCGAAAGGTTTTAATTATTACGCTACTGCTTAACCTGTTTGTACTAGGATTGAAAGCACTTGTAGGCTACTGGACAGGTTCGTTGAGTTTGCTAGCTGATGCCTTGCATAGTGTGACAGATAGCGCCAATAACGTTTTGGGATTAATTGCAAGTAAATTTTCTTCTCCACAACCCGATCGCGAGCATCCCTACGGACACAGCAAGTTTGAAGCTGTGGGAGCTTTAGGAATTGCTTCATTTTTAGGAATAGCCTGTTTTGAAATTTTGCAAGGAGCAATCGAACGAATTCTCAAAGGTGGTGGTGAACCTGTGAGAATATCGCCACCTGAGTTGTGGTTATTACTAATTGTGCTGGGCGTGAATATTTTTGTGGCGTTTTACGAACGTAGTGTGGGTAGGCGTGTAGGTAGCTCAATCCTCATAGCTGACGCCACACATACCATGAGCGATATTTGGGTGACAATCTCTGTAATTGGCGGGTTGATCGGAGTTTGGCTAGGTTATCAATGGATGGATTTGGTGTTAGCTTTTCCTGTAGCCTTGTTAGTATTTTGGAGTGGCTGGTCAGTTTTAAAAGAGAATTTGCCTTGGCTTGTGGATCAAATGGCGATCGCACCAGAAGCAATTCATGCGATCGCTACTTCTGTTCCAGGTGTAATTAACTGTCATGATATTGCTTCTCGCGGTGTTCTTGGTCGTCAAGTCTTCATCGAAATGCATTTAATAGTAGATGCACCAGACGTAGAAACCGCTCACCACATCACCGAAGAAGTAGAAAGCCGATTAGAAGAACGGTTCCGTCCAGTCAGGATTTTAATTCACGTCGAGCCACCAGCCTATAAGTCTGAGCAAATTAGCTTTGAAGCTGGAGCAAAGTAG